A region of Candidatus Dependentiae bacterium DNA encodes the following proteins:
- a CDS encoding macrolide ABC transporter ATP-binding protein, with protein MMEVILKAQNLVKVFKMGEIDITILKGVSLEVFKEDFLAIIGTSGSGKTTLMNLLGCLDIPTSGDYFIDGKNVAHLSKDELAHIRNQKIGFVFQKFYLLADLTATDNVALPIIYAGKSETEARKKAVELLQKVELGERLHHYPYQLSGGQQQRVAIARALANNPAVILADEPTGNLDTQTSENIMTLFKKLNTENKTTIIIVTHEPDIANQTKRIIDLKDGQIISDKRI; from the coding sequence CTGATGGAAGTCATTCTAAAAGCTCAAAACTTAGTAAAAGTTTTTAAAATGGGCGAAATCGATATTACAATATTAAAAGGCGTTTCGCTTGAAGTTTTTAAAGAAGATTTTTTAGCGATTATTGGAACTTCTGGATCAGGTAAAACAACTTTAATGAATTTACTTGGTTGTTTAGATATTCCCACTTCTGGTGATTATTTTATCGATGGCAAAAACGTAGCACACCTTTCAAAAGATGAACTTGCACATATAAGAAATCAAAAAATTGGTTTTGTTTTCCAAAAATTTTATCTTCTTGCTGATTTGACAGCAACCGATAATGTTGCACTTCCTATAATTTACGCAGGAAAATCTGAAACAGAAGCCCGCAAAAAAGCTGTTGAATTATTGCAGAAAGTTGAACTTGGTGAACGATTACATCATTACCCCTACCAACTTTCTGGTGGGCAACAACAAAGAGTTGCTATAGCTCGAGCATTGGCAAACAATCCTGCAGTTATTTTAGCAGATGAACCAACAGGAAACCTTGATACCCAAACAAGTGAAAACATCATGACATTATTTAAAAAATTAAATACAGAAAACAAAACAACCATCATAATTGTCACACACGAACCTGATATTGCAAATCAAACTAAAAGAATTATTGATTTAAAAGATGGCCAAATAATTTCGGATAAAAGAATATGA